One Panicum virgatum strain AP13 chromosome 3N, P.virgatum_v5, whole genome shotgun sequence DNA segment encodes these proteins:
- the LOC120665746 gene encoding uncharacterized protein LOC120665746, with amino-acid sequence MAVLELHFVRSCYHYPSRDDADRTRVLFWLSVRSFTNARVLKLRMNSLDDIAVGKARRAELLCTFRDAVRLELEGAHHPTTSKAAAAALANLLRCCPVVRELRLKLSTVPSNSFINSPEYGSAFLERKDRLDYEKSVDRFMRRRLNPVIATDGTDEHDRVPDDDDIPGLSGHSLTCLQSSLRRIGLQFRLENNSSCFGTRLVKFFTANAKVLEEIYVHSGNRKLCEHMKLNVERWIATTSSNVCFKRKNLADSSMGFPPDLLSYHLKGEAR; translated from the exons ATGGCTGTGCTAGAGCTACACTTCGTCCGGAGCTGCTACCACTACCCCAGCCGCGATGACGCGGACAGGACGCGGGTGCTGTTCTGGCTGTCCGTCCGGAGCTTCACCAACGCCAGGGTCCTCAAGCTCAGGATGAACAGCCTCGACGACATCGCCGTCGGCAAGGCGAGGCGGGCCGAGCTCCTGTGCACGTTCCGCGACGCCGTGCGCctggagctggaaggcgcgcACCATCCCACCAcgagcaaggcggcggcggcggccctcgccAACCTGCTCCGCTGCTGCCCTGTGGTTCGGGAGCTCAGGCTGAAGCTCAGCACTGTGCCATCCAACTCTTTCATCAACAGTCCTGAATACGGCTCGGCATTCTTGGAAAGGAAAGATCGGCTGGACTATGAGAAATCAGTCGACCGCTTCATGCGCCGCAGACTGAATCCTGTGATTGCCACGGATGGTA CTGACGAACATGATCGGGTtcctgatgatgatgacatccCTGGCTTGAGTGGGCACTCGCTCACCTGCTTGCAGAGTAGCCTGAGAAGAATTGGCCTGCAGTTTCGCCTGGAAAATAACTCCAGCTGCTTTGGAACACGGCTGGTAAAATTCTTCACCGCCAATGCAAAGGTTCTTGAAGAAATCTATGTTCACAGCGGCAACCGGAAACTGTGCGAGCACATGAAGCTCAATGTGGAGAGATGGATTGCGACTACCTCATCCAACGTTTGCTTCAAACGCAAGAACCTCGCAGACAGCTCAATGGGCTTCCCACCAGATTTGCTGTCTTACCACTTGAAAGGCGAAGCTAGATGA